In Devosia sp. XK-2, one DNA window encodes the following:
- a CDS encoding ATP-binding protein, with protein MSGMDDQGRSIVMNGVAVTARFVRLTALNAVVGVALCVAGAYLVGRMASDLEAGRLGAAAQESLNVQAEALNGALDKYRMLPVLLGHRPDTETLFAPDVESQAAMRRVALTAAGLSGALDVVFLRPSGAVIARASDTVDDAISPDGPLMLAALQGRLGRDERVLQDGRRAYVFASAVWADSAIIGAVLVYVDLETIEDNWSLINNPILATDALGRVIMSNRPDWRMGPRPDFSKPVRGGAANPTRDEPTDYLARSRVLPPLKWTLTVLLRAAPIRWAGLFWGGLTAGLVLALALAVQMVINRSIAAIRRTRSQRAIALRLERIVRDRTRELLQTNTSLAHEVTERKAAVDLLRKTQSELVQTGKMAALGQMSTALSHEINQPLSAVKTYAQNALTYLQRGRVNEAADNLTRISELTDRMAEISRHLRNFARKPNPTFGATSIAKVIEDALIVVAARLREEQVQVTKDLGPPGLMVRGGPVRLQQVIVNLVLNALDAMAAQKMQAIFITVSEENGIVQVRVRDTGPGIAAELLPQIFDPFFTTKGVGQGLGLGLSISFNIVKDFGGTLEARNDEDSGACFVLRLDAAGQDQVAAQ; from the coding sequence ATGTCCGGCATGGACGACCAAGGCCGCTCAATCGTGATGAACGGCGTGGCCGTGACGGCGCGCTTTGTGCGCCTGACTGCGCTCAATGCCGTGGTGGGCGTGGCGCTCTGTGTCGCGGGCGCCTATCTGGTGGGCCGGATGGCATCGGACCTCGAAGCGGGGCGTCTTGGTGCCGCCGCCCAGGAAAGCCTCAATGTGCAGGCCGAAGCGCTCAATGGTGCGCTCGACAAATATCGCATGCTGCCCGTGCTGCTCGGGCACCGGCCGGATACCGAAACGCTTTTTGCGCCCGATGTGGAAAGCCAGGCCGCGATGCGTCGGGTGGCGCTGACCGCCGCGGGCCTGTCCGGCGCGCTGGACGTGGTCTTCCTGCGCCCCTCCGGCGCGGTCATTGCTCGCGCGTCGGACACGGTGGACGACGCGATTTCACCTGATGGCCCCCTGATGCTGGCTGCATTGCAGGGGCGCCTGGGGCGCGATGAACGCGTATTGCAGGACGGGCGCCGGGCCTATGTCTTTGCCTCGGCGGTCTGGGCGGACAGCGCCATTATCGGGGCGGTTTTGGTCTATGTGGACCTTGAAACCATTGAGGATAACTGGTCGCTGATCAACAATCCCATCCTGGCCACCGATGCCTTGGGGCGGGTGATCATGTCCAATCGGCCAGACTGGCGCATGGGCCCCAGGCCCGATTTTTCCAAACCGGTGCGTGGCGGCGCGGCGAACCCGACGCGGGACGAACCCACGGACTATCTGGCGCGCTCGCGCGTGCTGCCGCCGCTCAAATGGACCTTGACGGTGCTCTTACGGGCCGCGCCGATCCGCTGGGCGGGTCTGTTCTGGGGCGGCCTGACCGCTGGCCTGGTGCTGGCCCTGGCCCTGGCGGTGCAGATGGTGATCAACCGCTCCATTGCCGCTATTCGCCGGACCCGCTCGCAGCGCGCCATTGCCCTCAGGCTCGAACGCATCGTGCGCGACCGCACGAGGGAATTGTTGCAGACCAATACTTCGCTCGCCCATGAAGTGACCGAGCGCAAGGCGGCGGTGGACCTGTTGCGCAAAACGCAGAGCGAGCTGGTTCAGACCGGTAAGATGGCCGCTCTGGGGCAGATGTCCACGGCGCTCTCCCATGAGATCAATCAGCCGCTCTCGGCGGTCAAGACCTATGCGCAGAACGCGCTGACCTATCTTCAGCGCGGCCGCGTGAACGAGGCCGCCGACAATCTCACGCGCATTTCCGAATTGACCGATCGCATGGCCGAGATCTCCCGGCATTTGCGCAATTTCGCCCGCAAGCCCAATCCCACTTTCGGCGCCACAAGCATTGCCAAGGTGATCGAGGACGCCCTGATCGTGGTTGCGGCGCGGCTGCGCGAAGAGCAGGTGCAGGTTACCAAGGATTTGGGACCGCCCGGGCTCATGGTGCGCGGCGGCCCGGTGCGCCTGCAACAGGTGATCGTCAATCTCGTGCTCAACGCGCTGGACGCCATGGCCGCGCAGAAAATGCAGGCCATCTTTATTACGGTGTCGGAAGAGAACGGGATCGTTCAGGTACGCGTGCGCGATACCGGGCCTGGCATCGCCGCCGAGCTGCTGCCGCAGATCTTCGACCCCTTCTTCACCACCAAGGGCGTGGGACAGGGGCTCGGGCTGGGCCTGTCCATTTCTTTTAACATCGTCAAGGACTTTGGCGGCACGCTCGAAGCGCGCAATGACGAGGACAGCGGAGCCTGCTTTGTGCTGCGGCTCGACGCCGCCGGACAAGATCAGGTGGCGGCCCAATGA
- a CDS encoding host attachment protein translates to MGADRPTRVYDSMDGSRSGAEQTDWHEAAEVDFLAKVAQVLEQAVAQRRPPRLSLVAPPRALGILRQELGEATRAALAAEIAKDLVNHPVPEIEKQLAAMRQLT, encoded by the coding sequence CTGGGGGCCGACCGTCCCACCCGCGTCTATGACAGCATGGATGGCTCACGGAGCGGGGCTGAGCAGACTGATTGGCACGAGGCGGCCGAGGTCGACTTTCTGGCGAAAGTGGCTCAAGTCCTGGAGCAGGCTGTGGCCCAGCGACGTCCACCCCGGCTCAGCCTGGTCGCTCCCCCGCGCGCATTGGGCATATTGAGACAGGAACTGGGCGAGGCGACGCGGGCGGCCCTTGCGGCCGAGATCGCCAAGGACCTGGTCAATCACCCGGTTCCCGAAATCGAGAAACAGCTTGCCGCCATGCGCCAGCTCACTTGA
- a CDS encoding bifunctional acetate--CoA ligase family protein/GNAT family N-acetyltransferase — protein sequence MTIRHLDRAFAPQSVALIGASERPGSLGMLVMANILAGGFKGEVYAVNPKYRRLSGRPCFASVTDLPAVPDLCIIATPPSTIPAIIDEIGQAGGRAAVIITAGMGEKGNLKQRMLEAASRHGLRIIGPNTIGLLAPRLGLNASFSHLNARPGSLALLSQSGAIVSSVIDWAEAEGVGFSQIVSLGDMADVDVGDCLNMLALDPNCSAILMYLESVPDGRKFMSAARAAARLKPVIAVKPGRHAEAARAAQTHTGALAGADAVVEAALRRAGIIRVNDLEDLFSAAEITARFRPMAQARVAIVTNGGGAGVLAVDHLLDHNCRLAELSPKTIAALDKVLPPTWSRANPVDIIGDAPPQRYVDAVQAVAADDHVDALLVMNCPTALAEPLAAAQAVAAIADKGYVNGKPVLATWLGEFAATPARKALNAAGIASLDTPKKAAEGLNLLLRWRQLGVQLQRVPETYETLHVDKGAAGQVLDAAMGKGRSMLTEPEAKAVLAAYGIAVPRTIMAVEPGAVMAAAADLLSQHDKIAVKMVSGTLTHKSDLGGVVLDIDSAADAEAAARAIAARLEARNLKAELEGFAVQPMIARPKAQELIIGVASDPVFGPVLMFGAGGTAVEVVRDTTMELLPVDDVLADDMIGRTRISRLLAGYRDRPAVERSLVIQAIKAVSQLVIDFPQIKALDINPLLADENGVVALDARIEVDLSRNGMVAPNPALVIRPYPSGWNSTLTTNGQHYDVRPIRPVDAALYPAFLSRVTPEDLRQRFLTTLPELSHETLVRLTQLDYDRDIAFVALEHSNGDLAGIVRYAADPDRRRAEFGLLIRSDLQGQGLGEGLLGRLIDYARSQGIGELFGVVLRDNRGMLALCAKLGFTFETVPASEPARVRLPL from the coding sequence ATGACTATTCGCCACCTGGACCGGGCCTTTGCTCCCCAATCGGTCGCCCTTATCGGCGCTTCCGAACGTCCCGGCAGCCTTGGAATGCTGGTCATGGCCAATATCCTGGCGGGCGGCTTCAAGGGCGAGGTCTATGCGGTCAATCCGAAATATCGGCGCCTCTCGGGCCGGCCCTGCTTTGCCAGCGTCACGGACCTGCCGGCCGTGCCCGATCTTTGCATCATCGCCACGCCGCCATCCACCATACCGGCCATTATTGACGAGATCGGCCAGGCTGGCGGACGCGCCGCCGTCATCATCACTGCCGGCATGGGGGAGAAGGGTAATCTCAAGCAGCGCATGCTGGAGGCGGCCAGCCGGCATGGCCTGCGCATCATCGGTCCGAACACGATTGGCCTGCTGGCCCCTCGTCTGGGACTGAATGCCAGCTTTTCCCATCTCAACGCCCGGCCCGGCTCGCTGGCGCTCCTGTCGCAATCGGGCGCCATCGTTTCATCCGTCATCGATTGGGCGGAGGCCGAGGGCGTCGGCTTTTCGCAGATCGTCTCGCTCGGAGACATGGCCGATGTGGATGTGGGCGATTGCCTCAACATGCTGGCGCTCGATCCGAATTGTTCGGCTATTCTGATGTATCTCGAATCCGTTCCGGACGGCCGCAAATTCATGTCCGCAGCGCGGGCTGCGGCGCGGCTCAAGCCAGTGATCGCGGTGAAGCCCGGCCGTCACGCCGAAGCCGCGCGGGCGGCCCAGACCCATACCGGGGCCCTGGCCGGCGCCGATGCCGTGGTCGAGGCCGCCCTGCGCCGGGCGGGCATTATCCGGGTCAACGATCTGGAGGACCTGTTCTCGGCGGCCGAGATCACCGCCCGTTTCAGACCCATGGCGCAGGCCCGAGTCGCCATTGTGACCAATGGCGGCGGCGCGGGTGTGTTGGCCGTCGATCACCTGCTCGATCACAATTGCCGGTTGGCGGAACTCTCGCCCAAGACTATCGCCGCGCTGGACAAGGTCCTGCCACCGACCTGGTCGCGCGCCAATCCGGTCGACATCATCGGCGACGCGCCGCCCCAGCGCTATGTGGATGCGGTACAGGCAGTCGCAGCCGACGATCATGTCGATGCGCTGCTGGTGATGAATTGTCCCACGGCCCTGGCCGAGCCATTGGCCGCTGCGCAGGCCGTGGCGGCCATTGCAGACAAGGGCTATGTCAATGGCAAGCCAGTGCTTGCAACCTGGCTGGGGGAATTTGCCGCCACACCGGCCCGCAAGGCGCTCAATGCCGCCGGCATAGCGAGCCTGGATACGCCCAAAAAGGCGGCCGAGGGCCTGAACCTGCTGCTGCGCTGGCGCCAGCTTGGCGTGCAATTGCAGCGGGTGCCGGAAACCTATGAAACCCTGCATGTCGACAAGGGCGCTGCCGGACAGGTGCTCGACGCGGCCATGGGCAAAGGCCGCTCCATGCTGACCGAACCGGAGGCCAAGGCGGTCCTTGCGGCCTATGGCATCGCCGTGCCGCGCACCATCATGGCCGTCGAGCCCGGCGCGGTCATGGCCGCCGCTGCGGACCTGCTCAGCCAGCACGACAAGATCGCGGTCAAAATGGTGTCCGGAACGCTGACCCACAAATCCGATCTGGGCGGCGTCGTCCTCGATATCGATAGTGCCGCGGACGCCGAAGCGGCCGCCAGAGCCATTGCCGCCCGTCTGGAAGCCAGGAACCTCAAGGCCGAGCTCGAGGGTTTCGCCGTCCAGCCGATGATAGCGCGCCCCAAGGCGCAGGAATTGATCATCGGGGTGGCCAGCGATCCCGTCTTCGGTCCCGTCCTGATGTTCGGCGCCGGCGGCACCGCGGTTGAAGTCGTGCGCGACACCACCATGGAATTGCTGCCGGTTGACGATGTCCTTGCCGATGACATGATAGGGCGCACGCGGATCAGCAGATTGCTGGCCGGCTATCGCGACCGGCCCGCCGTCGAGCGCAGCCTTGTCATCCAGGCTATCAAGGCCGTCTCCCAGCTTGTGATCGACTTTCCGCAGATCAAGGCACTCGACATCAACCCGCTGCTCGCCGATGAGAACGGCGTCGTGGCCCTGGACGCGCGGATCGAGGTGGACCTGTCGCGCAACGGAATGGTTGCGCCCAATCCCGCGCTCGTCATCCGACCCTATCCGTCGGGCTGGAACAGCACCCTGACCACCAATGGCCAGCACTATGATGTCCGCCCGATCCGCCCTGTCGATGCGGCGCTCTATCCCGCCTTCCTGTCGCGCGTGACGCCCGAGGATCTGCGCCAGCGCTTCCTGACCACGCTGCCCGAGCTGTCGCATGAGACCCTGGTGCGCCTGACCCAGCTCGACTACGACCGGGACATCGCCTTTGTGGCCCTCGAGCATTCCAATGGCGATCTTGCCGGTATTGTCCGCTATGCGGCCGATCCCGACCGCCGGCGGGCCGAGTTCGGACTTCTGATACGCAGCGATCTGCAGGGCCAGGGGCTGGGCGAAGGATTGCTGGGCCGGCTGATCGATTATGCCAGGAGCCAGGGGATCGGCGAGCTTTTCGGCGTTGTCCTGCGCGACAACCGGGGCATGCTGGCGCTTTGCGCAAAGCTCGGCTTCACCTTCGAGACGGTGCCGGCCTCCGAACCGGCACGGGTGCGCCTGCCGCTCTGA
- a CDS encoding sigma-54 dependent transcriptional regulator encodes MSSDIEVLLVDDEEDLRRATSQTLELVGYPVRTTDNAEEALNHISRAWHGILVTDIRMPGMDGMALLRAAMAIDPDLPVLLLTGHGDVNMAVDAMRDGAYDFIEKPFSVERLLDSITRAMEKRQLTLENRQLRSSVANRSDDLETRIVGRSRAMLSIRKQIRAVAPTPADVLIVGETGTGKELAARAIHDLSSDKDRPFVAINCAAIPAQMMEAELFGYEVGAFPGALRARVGKFEHARNGTIFLDDVENMPLDLQAKLLRAVQERAVTRLGSHEPIELKARFIATSSVDLERAADEDKFRKDLLYRLNIATLRLPSLADRTEDIPELFAHLVQIVATQLRMPAPKLSARYLAELQLRPWPGNVRELRNAAERYVLGIDGPEERQIAAGGASLRERVQEFERQVIAAELQSQGGRLKAVYQTLGLSRKSLYEKMQKLGLDRKQFVDEDD; translated from the coding sequence ATGAGCAGCGACATCGAGGTTCTGCTGGTCGACGACGAGGAAGACCTGCGGCGCGCGACCAGCCAGACCCTGGAACTGGTGGGCTATCCGGTCCGCACCACCGACAATGCCGAAGAGGCTCTGAACCATATTTCGCGCGCCTGGCACGGCATTCTGGTCACCGATATCCGCATGCCGGGCATGGACGGCATGGCGCTTTTGCGCGCGGCCATGGCCATTGATCCTGACCTGCCGGTGCTGCTGCTGACTGGACATGGCGATGTCAACATGGCCGTCGATGCCATGCGCGACGGAGCCTATGATTTCATTGAAAAGCCTTTCTCGGTCGAACGCCTGCTCGATTCCATCACGCGGGCCATGGAAAAACGCCAGCTCACGCTGGAGAACCGGCAATTGCGCTCGAGCGTGGCCAATCGCTCCGATGATCTGGAAACGCGCATTGTCGGGCGGTCGCGCGCCATGCTCAGCATCCGCAAGCAAATCCGCGCCGTGGCCCCGACGCCTGCCGATGTGCTGATTGTGGGGGAAACCGGAACCGGCAAGGAACTGGCGGCGCGCGCCATACACGATCTCTCATCGGACAAGGACCGCCCCTTTGTCGCGATCAATTGCGCGGCCATTCCCGCCCAGATGATGGAGGCCGAATTGTTCGGCTATGAGGTCGGGGCCTTTCCCGGCGCCTTGCGGGCGCGCGTCGGCAAGTTCGAGCATGCGCGCAATGGCACCATCTTTCTCGACGATGTGGAGAATATGCCGCTCGACCTGCAGGCAAAATTGCTGCGCGCCGTGCAGGAGCGCGCGGTGACCCGGCTCGGCTCGCATGAACCGATTGAGCTCAAGGCGCGCTTTATCGCGACATCGAGCGTTGATCTTGAACGGGCGGCCGATGAGGACAAGTTCCGCAAGGATCTTCTCTACCGGCTCAATATCGCCACCCTTCGCCTGCCCTCGCTGGCCGACAGGACCGAGGACATTCCCGAGCTTTTCGCGCATCTGGTGCAGATCGTGGCGACCCAATTGCGCATGCCGGCCCCCAAGCTTTCGGCGCGCTATCTGGCCGAGCTGCAATTGCGGCCCTGGCCGGGCAATGTGCGCGAATTGCGCAATGCCGCCGAACGCTATGTGCTTGGCATCGATGGCCCCGAAGAGCGGCAAATCGCGGCGGGCGGCGCCAGCCTGCGCGAGCGCGTGCAGGAATTCGAGCGCCAGGTGATTGCCGCCGAACTGCAATCCCAGGGTGGGCGATTAAAGGCGGTTTACCAGACCTTGGGCCTGTCGCGAAAATCGCTTTACGAGAAAATGCAGAAGCTGGGGCTGGATCGAAAACAGTTCGTAGACGAGGACGATTGA
- a CDS encoding MFS transporter: protein MVNQARIERGSRAYWQASAALFLAAFSVFAAVYSVQPLLPIFAAEFGLDAAGSSVALSATTATLAISLVLMGWLGNRFDRKALMLTTMMLTALLVLAVPASPAWGALVGARALLGLAVCGVPAIAMVYLAEEMSNDALGLGMGLFVGGSALGGMSGRLMIGALADLMGWRAALTALGVLILINAVLFVLLLPAPKTPRGRVLSPRELADNVRILFSDKALPLLFLCSFLMMGGFVAIYNYVGFRLLEAPYSLAQSQIALVFVVYLVGTVGSAWMGALAGRLGRRKVFWALIVVMIAGLAVTLAAPLWLIVLGMAILTFSFFGAHSIASAWVARRAQQARAQGSAIYLLAYYAGSSLIGTLGGYGWSHWGWPGVVAISAAGFVIALALAIRLYILPPLNLPSG from the coding sequence ATGGTAAACCAGGCAAGAATAGAGCGCGGCTCGCGCGCCTATTGGCAAGCTTCGGCGGCCCTGTTTCTCGCCGCCTTCTCGGTTTTTGCGGCGGTCTATTCGGTCCAGCCCCTGCTGCCCATCTTTGCCGCCGAATTCGGGCTGGACGCGGCGGGCAGTTCGGTTGCCCTGTCGGCAACCACGGCGACGCTGGCCATCAGCCTGGTGCTGATGGGCTGGCTCGGCAATCGCTTTGACCGCAAGGCGCTGATGCTGACCACAATGATGCTGACGGCCCTTCTCGTGCTGGCCGTGCCGGCGAGCCCGGCCTGGGGGGCGCTGGTGGGTGCGCGGGCGCTGCTTGGCCTGGCCGTATGCGGCGTACCGGCCATTGCCATGGTCTATCTGGCCGAGGAAATGTCCAATGACGCGCTGGGCCTGGGCATGGGGCTCTTCGTGGGTGGCTCGGCCCTGGGTGGCATGTCGGGCCGCCTGATGATCGGCGCGCTGGCCGATCTGATGGGGTGGCGCGCGGCATTGACGGCGCTGGGGGTGCTGATCCTGATCAATGCCGTGCTGTTCGTGCTGCTGCTGCCCGCACCAAAGACGCCGCGCGGTCGCGTCCTGTCGCCGCGCGAATTGGCCGACAATGTCCGCATATTGTTTTCCGATAAGGCGCTGCCGCTTCTGTTCTTGTGCTCATTTCTGATGATGGGTGGCTTTGTCGCCATCTATAATTACGTTGGTTTTCGGCTGCTCGAGGCGCCGTACAGCCTTGCGCAGAGCCAGATCGCGCTGGTTTTCGTCGTCTATCTCGTGGGGACCGTGGGCTCTGCCTGGATGGGCGCGCTGGCCGGGCGGCTGGGCCGTCGCAAAGTGTTCTGGGCATTGATCGTGGTAATGATCGCGGGCTTGGCGGTCACGCTGGCGGCCCCGCTCTGGCTGATCGTCCTGGGCATGGCCATTCTTACCTTCTCCTTTTTTGGCGCCCATTCGATAGCCAGTGCCTGGGTGGCGCGGCGGGCCCAGCAGGCGCGGGCCCAGGGCAGCGCCATCTACCTTCTGGCCTATTATGCCGGGTCGAGCCTGATCGGTACGCTGGGCGGCTATGGCTGGAGCCATTGGGGCTGGCCGGGCGTGGTGGCCATTTCCGCCGCTGGCTTCGTCATCGCCCTGGCGCTGGCCATACGCCTCTATATCCTGCCGCCGCTCAACCTGCCGTCCGGATGA
- a CDS encoding ornithine cyclodeaminase family protein has translation MVHILNDKDLDAPNLMPIAINAVEGALMGKATGRLVSPPRHNVRFGDFGDLVFTVGGTTGTAPTAGFRVYDTFAGNDHTQLVAVWSASTAKLLGIILGTRLGEIRTGAIGGVAIRQMSRADAKRVGIVGSGMQARTQLEAAASVRKVEEAFVFSRSAANRKAFALEMTARIGFPVRAVDKPEDAVREMDIVICATTSSRPVLDAAWLARGTHVDTVGPKFIDDHELGTDVADRAALIATDSPEQVGAYPRPFFLAGSSSLDRMLDLAEIVQGGLPERRKPDDITLFCSAGLAGTEVIVASQILAQAISQAAW, from the coding sequence ATGGTGCACATTCTGAACGACAAAGATCTGGACGCGCCGAACCTGATGCCTATCGCCATAAATGCGGTCGAAGGGGCTCTGATGGGCAAGGCAACAGGTCGGCTTGTCTCTCCGCCGCGTCACAACGTGAGGTTCGGGGACTTTGGTGATCTGGTGTTTACGGTAGGCGGCACAACCGGAACTGCGCCCACCGCTGGTTTCCGGGTCTATGATACCTTTGCGGGTAACGATCATACGCAGTTGGTTGCCGTATGGTCCGCCTCGACCGCCAAACTCTTGGGCATCATCCTTGGTACACGGCTCGGTGAAATCAGAACCGGCGCCATAGGTGGCGTGGCCATCCGCCAAATGAGCCGAGCTGACGCAAAAAGGGTCGGTATTGTCGGAAGCGGGATGCAGGCGAGGACGCAGTTGGAGGCCGCCGCGTCTGTGCGCAAGGTTGAGGAAGCGTTCGTCTTCAGTCGCAGCGCGGCAAACCGCAAGGCTTTTGCTTTGGAAATGACAGCAAGGATCGGCTTTCCGGTGCGGGCCGTGGACAAGCCTGAAGATGCTGTCCGGGAGATGGACATAGTCATTTGCGCCACAACAAGCTCCAGACCAGTCCTGGACGCGGCGTGGCTGGCGCGCGGAACCCATGTGGACACCGTAGGTCCGAAATTTATCGATGATCATGAACTGGGTACGGATGTAGCGGATCGGGCGGCGCTCATCGCCACGGATTCGCCTGAGCAAGTAGGGGCCTACCCGCGGCCGTTCTTTCTCGCGGGGTCGTCCAGTCTCGACCGCATGCTGGACCTGGCCGAAATCGTGCAGGGGGGGCTGCCTGAGCGGCGCAAGCCAGACGATATTACACTTTTCTGTTCCGCGGGGCTTGCCGGCACGGAGGTCATTGTAGCGTCCCAAATTCTGGCGCAGGCCATATCCCAAGCTGCTTGGTAA
- a CDS encoding Hsp20 family protein, producing MADTTTKLPIRKEGVAPARPEATAWRPFEALRQEVDRLFDDLYGNDWLHPFRAPGRSSAMVRSFGWSAPAVDIIEREKAFEITAEFPGLDEKSIEVVLRNGNIAIKGEKRDEKEEKSGDYYPRERRFGSFERSFALPDGVAADKIEARFNKGVLTVTLRKSASRRLPSRRRDLNRGRQRARPLRPHMSGAGRDFTVQSRGPISGTMPMGFKNRTEAGQRLATALLSYRDQSPLVLALPRGGVPVAAPVAEALGAPLNLLLVRKIGVPGHVELAAGAIVDDPDPIVVRNEEVIAHAQISEATFDRIKQDETNEIDRRRARYLGDRPPPQIEGKTVIVVDDGVATGATMRAALRALRRRKPRRLVLAVPVGQTQTMAALGPEADDVVCLETHQAFGGVGAFYADFRQLSDADVTSILDRFHPARGPIK from the coding sequence ATGGCCGATACAACCACAAAGCTCCCTATCCGTAAGGAAGGCGTCGCTCCGGCGCGCCCTGAAGCGACCGCCTGGCGGCCCTTCGAGGCTCTGCGTCAGGAGGTCGATCGCCTCTTCGATGATCTCTATGGCAATGACTGGCTGCATCCTTTCCGTGCCCCGGGCCGGTCCTCGGCCATGGTGCGGAGTTTCGGATGGTCGGCGCCGGCCGTCGATATCATCGAACGGGAAAAAGCCTTTGAAATCACCGCCGAGTTCCCCGGTCTCGATGAAAAGAGCATCGAGGTGGTGCTGCGCAATGGCAATATTGCCATCAAGGGTGAAAAGCGGGACGAGAAGGAGGAAAAGTCTGGTGACTATTATCCGCGCGAACGCCGGTTCGGTTCGTTTGAACGCAGCTTCGCCCTGCCCGACGGCGTGGCCGCCGACAAGATCGAGGCCCGCTTCAATAAGGGCGTGCTGACCGTCACGCTCCGCAAAAGCGCGAGCAGAAGATTACCGTCAAGGCGGCGTGACCTGAACCGAGGCCGGCAGCGTGCAAGGCCGCTCCGGCCTCATATGTCTGGCGCTGGCAGGGATTTTACTGTCCAATCCAGAGGACCGATTTCAGGAACCATGCCCATGGGGTTCAAGAACCGAACAGAAGCCGGGCAGAGGCTTGCAACCGCCCTGCTCTCCTATCGGGACCAGAGCCCTCTGGTTCTCGCCTTGCCCCGGGGCGGTGTTCCTGTGGCGGCCCCGGTTGCCGAAGCGCTGGGCGCCCCGCTGAATCTCCTGCTGGTCCGCAAAATTGGCGTGCCCGGCCATGTGGAGCTGGCGGCCGGCGCCATTGTCGATGATCCCGATCCCATTGTGGTGCGAAACGAAGAGGTTATTGCTCACGCGCAAATCTCCGAGGCCACGTTCGACCGCATCAAGCAGGACGAAACAAATGAGATCGACCGGCGCCGGGCGCGCTATCTCGGCGACCGGCCGCCGCCCCAAATCGAAGGAAAAACTGTGATCGTGGTCGATGACGGCGTGGCCACGGGTGCGACAATGCGGGCGGCCCTGCGCGCGCTGCGCCGCAGAAAGCCGCGCCGCCTCGTGCTGGCAGTGCCAGTGGGCCAGACCCAGACAATGGCGGCACTCGGGCCAGAGGCCGATGATGTGGTTTGCCTTGAAACGCACCAGGCATTTGGCGGCGTCGGCGCTTTCTACGCCGACTTCCGTCAATTATCCGATGCTGATGTGACGAGCATTCTAGACCGTTTCCATCCGGCACGCGGGCCGATCAAGTGA
- a CDS encoding CBS domain-containing protein has product MHKGANCVPADMPVGEITALMKKDDIGAVPVCENDRLVGMITDRDLAMRLLPNGTDPKRQTARNVMIAGIVFCRTDQSVEDAVHLMEDKKIRRLPVIDDKKRLVGMLSLSDI; this is encoded by the coding sequence ATGCACAAGGGTGCCAATTGCGTGCCGGCAGACATGCCGGTCGGCGAGATCACGGCGCTGATGAAGAAGGACGATATCGGCGCGGTACCTGTCTGCGAGAACGACCGGCTGGTGGGCATGATCACCGATCGGGATCTGGCAATGAGATTGCTGCCCAATGGCACCGATCCCAAGCGCCAGACGGCCCGAAACGTCATGATCGCCGGCATTGTCTTCTGCCGCACCGACCAGTCGGTCGAAGATGCGGTCCACCTGATGGAAGACAAGAAAATCCGGCGTCTTCCGGTCATCGACGACAAGAAACGCCTCGTCGGCATGCTGTCCCTGTCCGACATTTAG